DNA from Nitrospina gracilis Nb-211:
ATCTTTCCCAGGTACATCACCGCCACCCGGTCGCAGAACATTTCCACCACCCCCATGTCGTGCGAAATGAACAGGTAAGATAATCCCATCTCGTCCTGCAACGCCTGCAGGAGGTTCAATATCTGCGCTTTCACCGACACATCGAGCGCCGACACCGCTTCGTCCGCCACGATGAGGCATGGACGGAGCGCCACCGCGCGGGCGATGCCGATACGCTGGCGCTGGCCGCCGCTGAACGCGTGCGGGTAGCGTTTCGCATCGTCCGGCGACAGCCCCACTTTGCGCAACAGCTCCGCCACGCGGTCGCGGTGTTCGGGTTTGGCGCCGCCGTTGTGAATGCGGAACGGCTCTTCCAGAATACGGCCGACGGTCATGCGCGGGTTGAGCGAGGCGTACGGGTCCTGAAAGATCACCTGCATGTTCCGCCGCAATGGCACCATCTCCGTGTGCGAATGGTGCGTGATATCCTGCCCGTCGAACACAATGCGCCCGGCGGTGGGGTCGATCAGCCTCAAGACGGCGCGGCCGGTGGTCGATTTGCCGCATCCGCTTTCGCCCACCAGTCCCAGTGTGCTGTTGACCGGAATGAAAAACGAAACGCCGTCCACCGCGCGCACCCCGCCGGGAAATGTTTTTTTCAAACCTTCCACCACGAGGAGCGATTTGCCGTTTTCCGGAATTGTGGATTCGTTCATAGTTCAGTCGTTGGGATACCAGCAGGCCACTTGCCGGTTGAGTTCGATACTTTCGAGAACCGGTTTTTCGATTTCACATTTTTTCTGCGCCGAAGGACAGCGCGGATGAAACGGACAACCGGAGGGCAGGGCGCCCAGTGAAGGCACACTGCCTTTCATCTCATGAAACCGTTTGCGCTCCGCCTTCGCGCCGGGGCGGGGAATGGATTGAATCAATCCCCGTGTGTATGGGTGACGCGGTTTTGAAAACAGTTCGTGCACCGGGCCGCTTTCCACGATTTCCCCCGCGTACATGATGAGTACCCGGTGAGCGATATTGGCGACGAGACCGAGGTCGTGCGTGATCAACAGCACGGACATGTTCCGCTCCTGCTGAATGCGTTGCAAAAATTCCAGAATCTGCGCCTGCACCAAAACGTCCAACGCCGTGGTCGGCTCGTCGGCGATGAGGATGG
Protein-coding regions in this window:
- a CDS encoding ABC transporter ATP-binding protein, encoding MNESTIPENGKSLLVVEGLKKTFPGGVRAVDGVSFFIPVNSTLGLVGESGCGKSTTGRAVLRLIDPTAGRIVFDGQDITHHSHTEMVPLRRNMQVIFQDPYASLNPRMTVGRILEEPFRIHNGGAKPEHRDRVAELLRKVGLSPDDAKRYPHAFSGGQRQRIGIARAVALRPCLIVADEAVSALDVSVKAQILNLLQALQDEMGLSYLFISHDMGVVEMFCDRVAVMYLGKIVEMASSETLYASPRHPYTEALLDAIPKMDAVRPRERKVVAGDAPSASNPPAGCAFHPRCPIKEKQCETEVPELKEVAPGHWVACHLRS